tggggagaggccattcacctgcactcagtgtgggaagggattcactcagttatccaccctgaagacacaccagcaaattcataCTGGGAAgacactgttcacctgctctcagtgtgggaagggattcactcggttatcttacctgcggagacaccagcgagttcacactggggagaggccgttcacctgctctcagtgtgggaaggcattcagtcagttatctcacctgcggtcacaccagcgagttcacactggggagaggctgttcacctgctctcagtgtgggaagggattcactcagttatctcacctgcagacacaccaacaagttcacactggggagaggccattcacctgctctcagtgtgggaagggattcaatcaggtatccaccctgcagtcacaccagcgagttcacactggggagaggccattcacctgctctcagtgtgggaagggattcactcagttatccaccctacagtcacaccagcgagttcacactggggagaggccattcacctgcgctctctgtgggaaaggatttgctgaagtatccaccctgcggagacacaagcgagttcacactggggagaggccattcacctgctctctgtgtgggaagggattcactcagttacccaacctgcagagacaccagcgagttcacactgggcagaggccattcacctgctctcagtgtgggaagggattcactcagttatcccacctgcggagacaccagcgggttcacactggggagaggccgtccacctctcaatgtgagacagGATTGCTTGCTTCAGTGCACCTGCTTTGACACCAACagtttcacaattgattacaggggttggattctgctgttattgtttctgctctacatccaggactgcattttgttcattctgacaggtggtcagtggggatggtcggagggtttctttctgctggactggccagtctcaccactttgcctccagtgggctgatgctctttaagccttgttgctaatacctggcttcaaattgcacaaggatcacagtgtgaaagggtgtttggaagtttgaagatatttagttcccatttctgtttggaaccccccaaAGCATGCCACACTACCATGGAGATGAGCCCTGGTGGTTACAtgattcttttgtttaatttatctgggtgttcctcactTAAGAAAACTATcacggtatgaggggcaagttgtctgaggtggactgggaatctgatcggtacagggaatacctaatgtttaaggaattattatatatttatcagggggtcggttagctcagttggctggacgactggtttgtgatgcagagcaaggccaacagtgaggattcaactcccgtcctggctgagtttattcatgaaggccccgccttctcaaccaggcccctcgcctgaggtgtgctgaccctcaggttaaatcacctccagtcaactctctctgtcaaaggtgagagcagcctatggtcctctgggatttttgcaacttttattttgcatatatacaacaaatatagattcctttaaggaacaaaaatccaacgggaaaagtgatgtaaccgtggtgaacaagaaaagttaaagattccacgaGATCCATTCAAATTCAGCAaatgaggatcaagaaactgatgagagcaaaccggcgagaaacataaaaaccgactggaaacctctccaggaatgtgaaaaggaaaagattagcaaagaccaatgtgggtccattccaggcagagacaggagaatttagaatggggaatgaggaaatggcagagaaactgaacaatgtgtgtctgtcttcacagaggaagatacagaaattgtccccaaaacaccagagaaccaaaagactggcagagattagtattggtgtaAAAGTAGTACTGGAAAAATTAATGACactgaaagtgaataaatccccaaaagctgatgatcaacatcccagagtgttgaacgaggagGCTGTAGAGATCTcgattcctcattctaaattctcctgactatCTGGAATGGACAAAACTTTGTCTGagccaaatgtttcctttttacgtagccagAAAAACCTTTACAGTCTATTTTTATGTATTTTgtcagttcacattctattctcccttttctttttcctcggtgccttggtcgaagaacggaagtaaatcctcgAAAATGAATCCTCACTTGGACAaattctgagacaattaagtttcgacttccaggacagagtaactataatcgtggagtgtgattttagattgtgtaacaggacaaagttctagtttatagtttaatgtgtaggtttccaagttaaagtagcttctagtttgtttgttgtattaaaagtcacaaaacttgaagtgctgtcgtgtgatcctttaatttgttgactgggaatttgatttttttcTAAGAGGTTGCTGACCTTTACggagatcctaatccacaagttttgtcttcctatttgagcctcgggcacctttctgtctctattgctcgtgtcaatgagagccaggtgatggagctgagggctgacttTCGCTGAATttggctgagaataacggggcctgttcCCCAATAggggaactgccatgggcgtcgctacTAGAGCCAGAAAGTTGCTGGAGGcctgactgaaatgaaatgaaatggaaatcgcttattgtcacaagtaggcttcaaatgaagttactgtgaaaatccccttgtcgtcacattccggcgcctgttcgggaggctttttcgggaattgaactgtgatgctggcctgccttggtctgctttaaaagccagcgatttatccctgtgctaaactggGAACTGGACCTCCAACAAttcaggttttggggggggggggggggggggggaggtgacaggaGTGACGATGATGTGACCCCCAAGGTTCAGTGCCCACGTGTCCCAAGCTGGaagtcacgggaacagggtacagaggagctgaagggaatccATTTgtgaccagaacattgtgaacatcctgttactctggttgtctttgaccctcaagtaattttctgttagttcttttaaccatgttctgtttcatcaataaacctttaacaggaaaatatttgaatttgttggacttttcctgattaaatttgttTACTGAAGTGGGTGAGAGGTCttggcaggctctttaacagaaagtgagtccctctgaggcaattggcaaaggagccagaggggtagagcagatttgatttttcttttgacacagtgtttgaaaatgcagttcagggaatcaatcgtgactgacgaatttatcaaggttctctgagaaataacaagggatgtcaataaaggggaacctgtagatgtgctttatctggatttccagaaggtatttcccaaggtgccacatcaaaggttattacacaaaataagagctcagggTGTGGGGGCAAcacatcagcatggatagaggattggttagcgagcAGGAAGCAGCCAgtcggtataaatgggtcatttgtgggtgggtaagatgtgacaagtggaatgtcaccaggatcagtgctgggctctcacccatttacaatctgtatgaatgtggtggatgacgggattgaatggcggctaaattttctgatgcctcaaagacaggttggaaagtaatttgtgaagtggattgaAGGAGTCTGCaagtcaacaccataatcccagccaaactcctatcaaagctccaaaacctaggacttggctccccactctgcaactggatcctcgattttctgaccaacagaccacagtccgtaagaatgaacaacaacacctctgcgcagcatggtagcattgtggatagcacaattgcttcacagctccagggtcccaggttcgattccggcttgggtcactgtctgtgcggagtctgcacatcccgcgtgtgcgtgggtttcctcagggtgatctggtttcctcccacagtccaaagatgtgcaggttaggtggattggccatgataaattgcccttagtgtccaaaattgcccttagtgttgggtggggttgctgggttatggggatagggtagaggtgttgacattgggtagggtgctcgttccaagagtcggtgcggactcgatgggccgaatggcctccttctgcactgtaaattctatgatgtacaatagtcctcaacaccggcgccccgcaaggctgcggacttagccacctactctactccctgtacacacacaactgcgtggcaaaacctggttccaactccatctacaggtttgctgatgatacgaccatagtgggccggatctcgaataacgatgagtccgaatacaggagggagacagagaacatagtggagtggtgtagcgacaacaatctctccctcaatgccagcaaaactaaagaactggtaattgacttcaggaagcaaagtactgtgcacacccctgtcagcatcaatggggccgaggtggagatggttagcagtttcaaattcctcggggtgcacatctccaaaaatctgtcctggtccacccacgtcgacgctaccaccaagaaagcacaacagcgcctatacttcctcaggaaactaaggaaattcggcatgtccacattgactcttaccaacttttacaggtgcaccatagaaagcatcctatcaggctgcatcacagcctggtatggcaactgctctgaagcaagaaacttcagagagtcgtgaacaccgcccagtccatcacacaaaactgcctcccgtccattgactccatctacacctctcgctgcctggggaaagcgggcagtataatcaaagatcactcccacccggcttactcactcttccaacttcttccatcgggcaggagatacagaagtctgagaacacgcacgaacagactcaaaaacagcttcttccccactgtcaccagactcctaaatgaccctcttatggactgatttcattaacactacaccctgtatgcttcatccgatgccagtgcttttgtagttacattgtatatgttgtgttgccctattatgtattttcttttattcccttttcttcccatgtacttaatgatctgttgagctgcttgcagaaaaatacttttcactgtaccgaggtacagtgacaataaacaaatccaatcctattcaaaggactacaaataggttaagtgactGGGCAAAAAACTGACAGATGGAGCACaacttgggaaaatgtgaattgtccactttgtcaggaagtattAATAAAACAACAttatttaaatctgaggtacagagggatcggggtacccaatcccaagttagtctgcaggtacagcaagtgattgggaaggtccatggaatattattgtttattgcaaaggaaatctaatataaatgtagggatgttttgctgcagttgtacagtcatagaggtttacagcatgaaaacaggccctccggcccaacttgtccatgccacccagtttttaccactaagctcgtcCCAATTGCCTACATTTGGCCCATACCCCACTATACCAGCATTCccacataactgtctaaatgcttgtacccacctctactactgcctctggcagctcgttccagatactcgccaccctctgtgtgaaaagaatttcccctctggtctcttttatatctctctcctctcaccttaaacctatgccctctagttttagacacccctacctttgggaaaagatgttgactatctacctcatctatgcccctcattattttacagacctctataagatcacgccTAAGCCCCCTATGCTCCAGGGCAATAAGTCCTGGTCGCATctgagtaaatctcttctgcactctttctagtttaataatatcctttctataatagcaccagaactgtacacagtactccaagtgtggtcttattAATGTCTtggacaacttcagcaagacgttccaactcctgtattcaatggtcTGACCAATGAAATCAAGTATGCCAAATACCTTCTTcttcaccctgtccacctgtgactccactttcaaggagctatgaaccagtaatcctcgatctctttgttctataactctccccaactccctaacattcactgagtaggttctgccctgattcaatctaccaaaatgcatcacactcacatttatctaaactggtactaacaacataggcaggatggggcatgaggtcctgcagcaggagttcaggcagctaggcagaaagttaaaagacaggacctctagggttgtaatctcacgattaccccctgtgccacgtgccagtgaagcgagaaataggaagatagagcagcaaaacatgtggctaaacagctggtgtaggagggagggtttccgttatctggaccactgggagctcttctggggcaggtgtgacctatataaggacgggttgtatctaaaccggagaggcataaatatcctgacggcgaggtttgctagtgtcacacgggagggtttaaactagtatggcaggggggtgggcacagcagcaaaaggtcagaaagtgagagcattgagggagaactagggaatagggacagtgtggctctgaggcagagcagacagggagatgttgctgaacacagtgggtctggtggcctgaagtgcatatgttttaatgaagaagtattacgggtaaggcagatgaacttagagcttggattagtacttggaactatgatgttgttgccatttcagagacctggttgagggaagggcaggattggcagctaaacgttccaggatttagatgtttcaggcgggatagagggggatgtaaaaggggtggcggagttgtgctactggttagggaggatatcacagctgtacaaggggaggacacctcagagagcagtgaggctatatgggtagagatcaggaataagaagggtgcagtcacaatgttgggggtttactacaggcctcccaacagccagcgggagatagaggagcagataggtagacagattttggaaaagagtaaaaacaacagggttgtggtgatgggagacttcaacttccccaatattcacTGGgaatcacttagtgccaggggcttagatggggcagagtttgtaaggagcacccaggagggcttcttaaaacaatatgtagacagtccaactagggaaggggtggtactggacctggttttggggaatgagcccggccaggtggtagaagtttcagtaggggagcatttcggtaacagtgaccacaattcagtaagttttaaagtgctggtggacaagggtaagagtggtcctagggtgaatgtgctaaattgggggaaggctaattataacaatattaggcgggaactgaagaacatagattgggggcggatgattgagggcaaatcaacatctgacatgtgggaggctttcaagtgtcagttgaaaggaattccagttaggaagaaggataaatacggcaattttcgggaaccttggataacgagagatattgtaggcctcgtcaaaaagaaaaaggaggcatttgtcagggctaaagggctgggaacagacgaagcctgtgtggaataaaaggaaagtaggaaggaacttaagcaaggagtcaggacggctagaagggatcacgaaaagtcattggcaaatagggttaaggaaaatcccaaggctttttacacatatataaaaagcaagatggtagccagggaaagggttggcccactgaaggataggcaagggaatctataagaccataagacataggggcggaagtaaggccattcggcccatcgagtccactccaccattgaatcatggctgatttcaactccatttacccgctctctctccatagcccttaatccctcgagaaatcaagaatttatcaacttctgtcttaaagacactcaacgtcccagcctccaccgccctctgtggcaatgaattccacagacccaccactctctggctgaagaaatttctcctcatctctgttctaaagtgactcccttttattctaaggctgtgcccccgggtcctagtctcccctgctaatggaaacaacttccctacatccaccctatctaagccattcattatcttgtaagtttctattagatctcccctcaacctcctaaactccaatgaatataatcccggatcctcagatgttcatcgtatgttaggcctaccattcctgggatcatccgtgtgaatctccgctggacccgctccagtgccagtatgtccttcctgaggtgtggggcccaaaattgctcacagtattctaaatggggcctaactaatgctttataaagcttcagaagtacatccctgcttttatattccaagcctcttgagatgaatgacaacattgcatttgctttcttaattacggactcaacttgcaagtttacctttagaaaatcctggactaggactcccaagtccctttgcacttcagcattatgaattttgtcaccgtttagaaaatagtccatgcctctattcttttttccaaagtgcaagacctcgcacttgcacacgttgaatttcatcagccatttcttggaccactctcctaaactgtctaaatttttctgcagcctccccacctcctccatactacctgcccctccacctatctttgtatcatcggcaaacttagccagaatgcccccagtcccgtcatctagatcgttaatatataaagagaacagctgtggccccaacactgaaccctgcggtacaccactcgtcaccggttgccattccgaaaaagaaccttttatcccaactctctgccgtctgcctgacagccaatcgtcaatccatgttagtaccttgcctcgaataccatgggcccttattttactcagcagtcttccatgaggcaccttatcaaaggccttttggaagtcaagatagataacatccattggctctccttggtctaacctatttgttatctcttcaaagaactctaacaggtttgtcaggcacgacctccccttactaaatccttgctgacttgtcctaatctgaccctgcacttccaagaatttagaaatctcatccttaacaatggattctagaatcttgccaacaaccgaggttaggctaattggcctataattttccatctttttccttgttcccttcttgaacagcggggttacaacagcgattttccaatcctctggtactttccctgaatccagtgacttttgaaagatcatcactaacgcctccactatttcttcagctagctcctttagagctctaggatgtagtccacctgggcccggagatttatcaatttttagacctcttagtttctctggcactttctcctttgggatggctaccatattcaactctgccccctgactctccagaattgttgggatattactcatgtcttctactgtgaagactgacgcaaaagtACCTATTTAGatgctcagctatttccttgtctcccatcacaaacttacctgcatcattttggagcggcccaatgtcaacttttgcctcccgtttgtttttaatgtatttaaagaaacatttactatcattcctaatgttactgactagc
This portion of the Scyliorhinus torazame isolate Kashiwa2021f chromosome 5, sScyTor2.1, whole genome shotgun sequence genome encodes:
- the LOC140419438 gene encoding uncharacterized protein encodes the protein MEKPWKYGDCGKGYRAPSKLETLRRSHTGVRPFTCSQCEKAFSQLSNLQAHQRVHTGERPFTCSPCGKGFCDSSRLLRHQRVHTGEKPFTCSQCGKAFSQLPNLQRHQRVHTGERPFTCTLCGKGFTQPSNLQTHQRIHTGERPFTCTQCGKGFTQLSTLKTHQQIHTGKTLFTCSQCGKGFTRLSYLRRHQRVHTGERPFTCSQCGKAFSQLSHLRSHQRVHTGERLFTCSQCGKGFTQLSHLQTHQQVHTGERPFTCSQCGKGFNQVSTLQSHQRVHTGERPFTCSQCGKGFTQLSTLQSHQRVHTGERPFTCALCGKGFAEVSTLRRHKRVHTGERPFTCSLCGKGFTQLPNLQRHQRVHTGQRPFTCSQCGKGFTQLSHLRRHQRVHTGERPSTSQCETGLLASVHLL